From a single Vibrio toranzoniae genomic region:
- a CDS encoding NnrS family protein codes for MLNITDKSVEDAIPVYLRLGFRPFFFLGSLYAVIAIVAWVIMFQNGQPEMLKVPALWWHVHEMLFGFSMAIVVGFVLTAVQTWTGVNGTKHYRLAVLVGLWLAPRILFWTPAPLWLISSVEALFLIFAAYEIGFRVVKSKGWKNLFFIPLFILAIVANFASYATIKGMPPFPSSAVWQAMLWWFTLLLSVMGGRVIPFFTARRFDFEKAQPLVWLEWLANLPLVGLFVLSFFPLTFAQVGNELMVFAGVTQLVRFIRWKPWTTLSEPLVWSLHAAYLCIPLSLLLRGLLDNPFASHNMLHLFAIGGLSGLILAMITRVTMGHTGRAIYKGPSMALAFSAIFVAALVRGLGVTFFPAYLFEMVNLSAGLWTLAFGLFIWKFGMMLLTPRVDGHPG; via the coding sequence TTGTTAAATATCACAGATAAAAGTGTAGAAGACGCGATTCCAGTCTACCTGCGTTTAGGCTTTCGACCATTCTTCTTTTTAGGCAGCCTCTATGCCGTGATTGCGATTGTGGCTTGGGTCATCATGTTCCAAAACGGTCAGCCAGAAATGCTAAAAGTACCGGCACTGTGGTGGCACGTGCATGAGATGCTGTTTGGTTTTTCGATGGCGATTGTTGTCGGCTTTGTACTTACTGCCGTGCAAACTTGGACGGGGGTCAATGGTACCAAGCATTATCGATTAGCTGTGCTAGTCGGATTGTGGTTGGCGCCTCGTATTCTGTTTTGGACACCAGCGCCGTTATGGCTGATCTCATCGGTTGAGGCGCTGTTCTTAATCTTCGCCGCTTACGAGATTGGCTTTCGAGTTGTAAAATCGAAAGGATGGAAGAACCTGTTCTTTATTCCGCTCTTTATACTGGCTATCGTGGCTAACTTTGCGAGCTACGCGACCATTAAGGGCATGCCTCCATTCCCGTCGTCTGCAGTATGGCAAGCGATGTTGTGGTGGTTTACTTTGCTATTATCTGTAATGGGCGGACGAGTGATTCCATTCTTCACCGCTCGTCGCTTCGACTTTGAGAAAGCGCAGCCATTGGTTTGGTTGGAATGGTTGGCAAACTTGCCTTTGGTAGGGCTGTTTGTTCTGAGCTTCTTCCCATTAACCTTTGCTCAAGTAGGCAATGAGCTGATGGTTTTTGCTGGCGTAACTCAGTTAGTCCGCTTTATTCGTTGGAAGCCTTGGACAACATTATCTGAGCCTTTAGTGTGGTCACTGCATGCGGCTTACTTGTGTATCCCTTTAAGCTTGCTGCTCAGAGGTTTATTAGACAACCCATTTGCCAGTCATAACATGCTGCACCTGTTTGCTATTGGTGGCTTGAGCGGTTTGATTCTTGCGATGATTACGCGCGTGACCATGGGGCACACCGGTCGTGCTATCTATAAAGGGCCAAGCATGGCTTTGGCGTTCTCGGCTATTTTTGTAGCAGCGCTCGTACGTGGCTTAGGCGTGACTTTCTTCCCGGCTTATCTGTTTGAGATGGTTAACCTCAGTGCAGGCTTATGGACGTTGGCTTTCGGTCTGTTTATTTGGAAATTTGGCATGATGCTACTAACACCGCGAGTGGATGGTCATCCGGGCTAA
- a CDS encoding DUF3622 domain-containing protein, whose amino-acid sequence MSKNKKFDIRITEKRNGWCAEITRQVTSRSTTVSKRESGFETEALAQEWAEKELTSFIANQAERNERKSEQRKERDELRHTKELKAEQAREARAKARAEEQEDAE is encoded by the coding sequence ATGTCTAAGAACAAAAAATTTGATATCCGCATTACAGAAAAACGCAACGGTTGGTGTGCAGAGATTACTCGTCAAGTAACGTCTCGCAGCACAACAGTATCTAAGCGTGAGTCTGGTTTCGAAACTGAAGCTCTTGCACAAGAGTGGGCAGAGAAAGAGCTAACCTCTTTCATCGCAAACCAAGCTGAACGTAACGAGCGTAAATCAGAACAGCGTAAAGAGCGTGACGAACTGCGTCACACTAAAGAGCTTAAAGCTGAGCAAGCACGTGAAGCACGCGCTAAAGCTCGTGCAGAAGAGCAAGAAGACGCTGAGTAA
- a CDS encoding succinylglutamate desuccinylase/aspartoacylase family protein: MARLKPNQPFELLGYTVQPGQRMEIELQAAQLYTHSPLSIPIEIIHGRQAGPTLMVNAAIHGDELNGVEIARQLTNAIDPKKLKGTLIVVPIVNVFGFIHKSRYLPDRRDLNRCFPGSEKGSLTSRIAHTFFENVAKHCDYILDLHTGAIHRTNLPQIRANLSNPETLRIAKAFATPVIIDSPLRDGSLRSEAEKLGIPVLTYEGGEALRFDPLAIRAGYLGAHQVMKEIGMLRPNRKKLPEPVLSKSTSWIRAESDGILRNMVGLGEQVEAGQTLAYISSPLGHQEGQVITTKGGIVIGQQTLPLVNEGDAVFHIAYFKQDDEEVGQSVESYIEEVAEDDWLTALNN, encoded by the coding sequence ATGGCAAGACTAAAACCTAATCAACCATTCGAATTACTTGGTTATACTGTTCAGCCAGGGCAACGAATGGAAATTGAACTGCAAGCAGCTCAGCTTTATACACACTCTCCACTTTCGATCCCGATTGAAATCATTCACGGTCGCCAAGCGGGTCCAACACTGATGGTAAACGCAGCGATCCACGGCGATGAATTAAATGGTGTCGAGATTGCCCGACAGTTAACCAATGCTATCGATCCGAAGAAGTTGAAAGGTACCTTAATTGTTGTGCCGATCGTTAACGTGTTCGGCTTCATCCATAAGTCTCGTTACCTACCAGACCGTCGTGACCTAAACCGTTGTTTCCCAGGTAGTGAGAAAGGATCGCTAACATCACGTATCGCTCACACTTTCTTCGAGAACGTGGCGAAGCACTGTGATTACATCTTGGATCTACACACGGGGGCGATTCACCGTACGAACCTGCCACAGATTCGTGCAAACCTGTCGAACCCCGAAACACTGCGCATTGCCAAAGCGTTTGCAACACCAGTGATCATTGATTCCCCCCTACGTGACGGCTCACTGCGTAGCGAAGCCGAAAAGCTGGGGATTCCTGTATTGACTTACGAAGGTGGTGAAGCTCTGCGTTTTGATCCCTTAGCGATCCGTGCCGGTTACCTTGGCGCTCACCAAGTTATGAAAGAAATCGGTATGTTGCGCCCGAACCGTAAGAAGTTGCCAGAGCCAGTATTGAGTAAATCGACCAGTTGGATCCGCGCTGAATCAGACGGCATCTTGCGTAATATGGTAGGGCTTGGTGAACAAGTTGAAGCCGGGCAAACTCTGGCTTACATTAGTTCTCCATTGGGTCACCAAGAAGGTCAAGTGATCACGACCAAAGGCGGTATCGTGATTGGTCAGCAAACTCTGCCTTTAGTGAACGAAGGTGATGCTGTGTTCCACATCGCTTACTTCAAGCAAGACGATGAAGAAGTGGGACAATCTGTAGAGAGCTACATTGAAGAAGTAGCAGAAGACGATTGGCTAACTGCGCTCAACAACTGA